From a single Microbacterium murale genomic region:
- a CDS encoding TadE/TadG family type IV pilus assembly protein codes for MRWREAAADERGSSPVEFVLVGSLLTVLTLAVLQLGFAVYVRNVVHDAAVEGAHYAALADTALEEGAQRTRESITRAVGATYAEDIAVSESDRLGHVTAVVTVRTTLPIIGLLGIPYAMEVNADAPVETLGEE; via the coding sequence GTGCGCTGGCGGGAGGCAGCGGCGGATGAGCGCGGGTCGAGCCCGGTCGAGTTCGTGCTCGTCGGTTCGCTGCTCACCGTCTTGACCCTCGCCGTGCTGCAACTGGGCTTCGCCGTCTACGTGCGCAACGTCGTGCACGATGCAGCCGTCGAAGGCGCGCATTACGCGGCGCTCGCCGATACCGCACTGGAGGAGGGCGCGCAGCGCACCCGGGAGTCGATCACCCGGGCGGTCGGTGCGACCTATGCGGAAGACATCGCCGTCTCCGAGAGCGACCGGCTGGGACACGTGACTGCAGTCGTGACTGTGCGCACAACGCTGCCAATCATCGGTCTGCTCGGCATCCCGTATGCGATGGAGGTGAACGCGGATGCGCCGGTGGAGACTCTGGGCGAAGAATGA